The following coding sequences lie in one Cronobacter universalis NCTC 9529 genomic window:
- a CDS encoding terminase ATPase subunit family protein: MTITTDTTLLNDPRRQAALLYWQGFSVPQIAEMLKIKRPTVQSWKQRDGWDETAPIQRVENTLEARLIQLYAKPELTSHDFKVADFLSRQMERLARVNRYGQTGNEADLNPNVANRNKGDRRKPKKNFFSEEAIDKLREIFFEESFDYQLRWHKAGLEHRIRDILKSRQIGATFYFSREALLRALETGHNQIFLSASKTQAYVFREYIIQFARRVDVELSGDPIAIGNNGAKLIFLGTNSNTAQSHNGDLYVDEIFWIPNFQRLRKVASGMASQKHLRSTYFSTPSTLGHGAFPFWSGELFNKGRTSAAERVDIDISHAALAGGMLCGDGQWRQIVTIEDALAGGCDLFDLDALKRENSAEDFRNLFMCEFVDDKASVFPFEELQRCMVDSLEEWEDFSPYAARPFGSRPVWIGYDPSHTGDSAGCVVLAPPVVSGGKFRILERHQWKGMDFATQAQAIRELTEKYQVEYIGIDATGIGQGVFQLVRAFWPAAREIRYSPEVKTAMVLKAKDTISRGCLEYDAGATDITQSFMAIRKTMTSSGRSATYEASRSEEASHADVAWATMHALLNEPLTAGSGQASSSILEFY, from the coding sequence ATGACCATCACCACCGACACCACGCTTTTAAACGACCCACGACGACAGGCAGCGCTGCTGTACTGGCAGGGCTTTTCCGTGCCGCAAATCGCGGAGATGCTGAAAATCAAACGCCCCACCGTGCAGAGCTGGAAGCAGCGCGACGGATGGGATGAGACGGCGCCCATTCAGCGCGTCGAAAACACGCTTGAGGCGCGGCTGATTCAGCTTTATGCAAAGCCCGAGCTGACCTCGCACGACTTTAAGGTCGCGGATTTTCTCTCGCGTCAGATGGAGCGCCTCGCCAGGGTGAACCGCTACGGCCAGACCGGCAACGAGGCGGATTTAAATCCCAACGTGGCGAACCGCAACAAGGGCGACCGCCGCAAACCGAAAAAAAATTTCTTCAGCGAGGAGGCCATCGACAAACTCAGGGAGATTTTTTTTGAGGAGTCTTTCGACTATCAGCTGCGCTGGCACAAGGCCGGGTTAGAGCACCGCATTCGTGACATTCTTAAATCGCGCCAGATTGGCGCCACGTTCTACTTTTCCCGCGAGGCGCTGCTGCGCGCGCTGGAAACCGGCCATAACCAGATTTTTTTATCGGCCTCTAAAACGCAGGCGTATGTGTTCCGCGAATACATCATCCAGTTTGCGCGCCGGGTGGATGTGGAGCTGTCAGGCGATCCGATTGCCATCGGCAACAACGGCGCGAAGCTGATTTTTCTCGGCACCAACTCCAACACCGCGCAGAGCCATAACGGCGACCTGTATGTCGATGAGATTTTCTGGATACCCAATTTCCAGCGGCTGCGTAAGGTCGCCTCAGGCATGGCGTCACAGAAGCACCTGCGCTCGACCTATTTCTCGACGCCCTCCACCCTTGGGCATGGCGCGTTTCCTTTCTGGTCCGGCGAGCTGTTCAACAAGGGCCGCACCTCAGCAGCCGAGCGCGTGGATATCGATATCAGCCACGCGGCGCTCGCCGGCGGCATGCTGTGCGGGGATGGTCAGTGGCGCCAGATTGTCACCATCGAGGACGCGCTCGCCGGCGGCTGCGACCTGTTCGACCTGGACGCGCTGAAGCGGGAAAACAGCGCCGAGGATTTCCGCAATCTCTTCATGTGCGAGTTCGTCGACGACAAAGCCTCAGTGTTTCCGTTCGAGGAGCTGCAACGCTGCATGGTCGACAGCCTGGAGGAGTGGGAAGACTTCTCGCCCTACGCGGCGCGTCCGTTCGGCTCGCGTCCAGTGTGGATTGGCTACGACCCGTCGCATACCGGCGACTCCGCCGGCTGCGTGGTGCTGGCGCCGCCGGTTGTCTCGGGCGGCAAGTTCCGCATTCTGGAGCGCCACCAGTGGAAAGGTATGGACTTCGCCACCCAGGCGCAGGCCATCCGCGAGCTCACTGAAAAATATCAGGTCGAGTACATCGGTATCGATGCAACCGGCATCGGCCAGGGCGTGTTTCAGCTTGTGCGCGCCTTCTGGCCTGCCGCACGCGAAATCCGCTACAGCCCGGAAGTCAAAACCGCGATGGTGCTGAAGGCAAAAGACACCATCAGCCGCGGCTGTCTGGAGTACGACGCCGGCGCCACGGATATCACGCAGTCCTTTATGGCTATCCGCAAGACCATGACCAGCAGCGGGCGCAGCGCCACCTACGAGGCGAGCCGCAGCGAGGAAGCGAGTCATGCGGATGTTGCGTGGGCCACCATGCACGCCCTGTTAAACGAGCCGCTGACCGCCGGGAGCGGCCAGGCATCATCCTCAATTCTGGAGTTTTACTGA
- a CDS encoding phage portal protein yields the protein MSKRKNRKHDNRAATTTAGAQKMEAFTFGEPTPVLDRRDILDYVECISNGKWYEPPVSFAGLAKSLRAAVHHSSPIYVKRNILASTFIPHPLLSQQDFSRFVLDFLVFGNAFLEARKSVTGKVIRLDASPAKYTRRGVEEDVYWWVPGFSQPQQFEPGSVFHLLEPDINQELYGMPEYLSALNSAWLNESATLFRRKYYQNGAHAGYIMYVTDAAQSSTDVEAMRDAMRSSKGIGNFKNLFFYAPNGKPDGIKIVPLSEVATKDDFFNIKKVSASDMLDAHRIPFQLMGGKPENVGSLGDIEKVAKVFVRNELIPLQDRIREVNLWIGKEIISFKNYSLE from the coding sequence ATGAGTAAACGTAAAAACCGCAAGCACGATAACCGCGCGGCCACGACCACCGCCGGCGCGCAAAAGATGGAGGCCTTCACGTTTGGCGAGCCGACGCCGGTACTCGACCGCCGCGATATTCTCGATTATGTCGAGTGCATCAGTAACGGCAAATGGTACGAGCCGCCGGTCAGCTTCGCGGGCCTGGCAAAAAGCCTGCGCGCCGCCGTGCATCACAGCTCGCCGATTTACGTGAAGCGGAATATTCTGGCAAGCACGTTTATTCCGCACCCGCTGTTGTCACAGCAGGATTTCAGCCGCTTCGTGCTGGATTTTCTGGTGTTCGGAAACGCCTTTCTGGAAGCACGTAAAAGCGTGACCGGCAAAGTTATCAGGCTGGATGCCTCACCGGCCAAATATACCCGGCGCGGCGTGGAGGAGGATGTTTACTGGTGGGTGCCGGGCTTTTCGCAGCCGCAGCAGTTTGAACCGGGCTCGGTGTTTCACCTACTGGAGCCGGATATCAACCAGGAGCTTTACGGGATGCCGGAATATCTCAGCGCGCTTAACTCGGCCTGGCTGAATGAATCCGCGACGCTGTTTCGCCGCAAGTATTACCAGAACGGCGCGCACGCGGGGTACATCATGTACGTGACCGACGCGGCGCAGAGCAGCACCGACGTTGAGGCGATGCGCGATGCGATGCGCAGCTCGAAGGGGATCGGCAATTTTAAGAACCTGTTTTTCTATGCACCGAACGGCAAACCTGACGGGATTAAAATCGTGCCGTTAAGCGAGGTCGCCACTAAAGACGACTTTTTTAATATTAAAAAGGTGAGCGCGTCCGACATGCTCGATGCGCATCGTATCCCGTTTCAGCTCATGGGCGGCAAGCCGGAAAACGTCGGCAGCCTGGGCGATATCGAGAAGGTGGCAAAGGTCTTTGTGCGCAACGAGCTTATTCCGTTGCAGGACCGGATCAGGGAAGTCAACCTTTGGATAGGGAAGGAAATTATTTCTTTCAAAAACTATTCTTTGGAATAG